A portion of the Luxibacter massiliensis genome contains these proteins:
- the rny gene encoding ribonuclease Y yields the protein MISIVIAVALALIVGVITRLLTISSLKNNAESKIGNAEAKAREIIDDAVKTAETTKKEALLEVKEESIRTKNDLEKETKERRNELQRYEKRVLAKEEAVDKRSEAIEQREVKFTAKEEQLKQREAKVDELSQKRVQELERISGLTSEQAKEYLLKTVEDDVKHDTAKMVRELETQAKEEADKKAKEYVVNAIQRCAADHVAETTISVVQLPSDEMKGRIIGREGRNIRTLETLTGVELIIDDTPEAVVLSGFDPIRREVARIALERLIVDGRIHPARIEEMVEKAQKEVDVMIREEGEAAALEVGVPGIHPELIRLLGRMRFRTSYGQNALKHSIEVAQLSGLLAGEIGLDVRMAKRAGLLHDVGKSIDHDVEGSHIQIGSDLCRKYKESATVINAVESHHGDVEPQTLIACVVQAADTISAARPGARRETIETYTNRLKQLEEISNQFKGVDKSFAIQAGREIRVMVVPEQVSDDDMVLMAREIAKQIEFELEYPGQIKVNVIRESRVTDYAK from the coding sequence ATGATAAGTATTGTTATTGCTGTAGCCCTCGCGCTGATAGTTGGCGTTATCACCCGTCTTTTGACGATTTCCAGCCTGAAGAATAATGCAGAGTCCAAGATTGGCAATGCAGAAGCTAAGGCGAGAGAGATAATTGATGATGCTGTAAAGACTGCTGAGACAACGAAGAAGGAAGCTCTTTTAGAGGTGAAGGAAGAGTCTATCCGGACGAAGAATGACCTTGAGAAAGAGACGAAAGAAAGAAGAAATGAGCTGCAGCGCTATGAGAAAAGAGTGCTTGCAAAGGAAGAGGCCGTTGACAAGCGGTCCGAGGCCATTGAACAGCGGGAAGTTAAATTTACAGCTAAGGAAGAGCAGCTAAAGCAGCGCGAAGCGAAAGTAGATGAACTTAGTCAGAAAAGAGTACAGGAACTAGAGAGAATCTCAGGACTTACCTCCGAACAGGCAAAAGAATATCTGTTGAAAACTGTTGAAGATGATGTGAAGCATGACACGGCCAAGATGGTGAGAGAGCTGGAGACACAGGCGAAGGAAGAGGCGGACAAGAAGGCAAAAGAGTATGTCGTCAATGCCATCCAGAGATGTGCAGCGGACCATGTGGCTGAGACTACAATTTCTGTTGTGCAGCTTCCAAGTGATGAGATGAAAGGAAGAATTATCGGCAGGGAGGGGCGCAATATCCGTACCCTCGAAACGCTGACAGGCGTTGAGCTGATTATCGACGATACTCCTGAGGCGGTGGTATTGTCGGGATTTGACCCCATCAGGAGAGAGGTTGCAAGGATTGCCCTTGAAAGGCTGATTGTGGATGGGCGTATCCATCCTGCAAGAATTGAGGAGATGGTAGAGAAGGCCCAAAAAGAAGTCGATGTGATGATAAGGGAAGAAGGAGAGGCTGCGGCGCTGGAAGTCGGCGTGCCGGGAATCCATCCAGAGCTGATACGTCTGTTGGGACGTATGAGGTTCAGGACAAGCTATGGGCAGAATGCATTGAAGCATTCTATTGAAGTGGCCCAGCTGTCAGGGCTTCTGGCCGGAGAGATCGGCCTGGATGTCAGGATGGCCAAACGTGCAGGGCTTCTGCATGATGTGGGAAAATCTATTGACCATGACGTGGAAGGATCCCATATTCAGATTGGTTCAGATCTCTGCAGAAAGTACAAGGAATCTGCTACTGTCATCAATGCAGTAGAATCCCATCACGGAGACGTGGAGCCTCAGACACTGATAGCATGTGTAGTCCAGGCGGCCGATACTATTTCTGCTGCCAGGCCGGGGGCCAGAAGAGAGACAATTGAAACATATACAAACAGATTAAAACAGTTGGAAGAAATATCAAACCAGTTTAAAGGCGTTGACAAATCTTTTGCTATTCAAGCAGGTAGAGAGATTCGAGTAATGGTAGTTCCGGAACAAGTATCTGATGATGACATGGTACTTATGGCCAGGGAGATTGCAAAACAGATTGAATTTGAGTTGGAATATCCAGGCCAGATTAAGGTAAATGTGATCCGTGAGTCACGGGTTACAGATTATGCAAAATAA
- a CDS encoding RrF2 family transcriptional regulator, translated as MKLSTKGRYGLRALIDLAQHSEREPVSITSIAGRQDISERYLEQLMSMLKKAGLVKSIRGASGGYVLAREAGDISVGDVLRALEGSLEPVECSGLNSEEGCKAADSCVTKYVWQRISESINQTVDEIKLEQLVKESRQKSCGEVFSQRNCKN; from the coding sequence TTGAAGTTATCTACAAAAGGCCGTTATGGCCTGCGCGCACTGATAGACCTGGCACAGCACAGTGAGCGGGAACCTGTTTCCATCACCAGTATCGCCGGAAGGCAGGATATCTCAGAGCGCTATCTGGAGCAGCTGATGTCCATGCTCAAAAAAGCAGGGTTGGTGAAAAGTATCCGGGGCGCATCTGGCGGATATGTGCTGGCCAGGGAGGCCGGCGATATTTCTGTGGGGGACGTGCTGCGCGCTTTAGAAGGGAGCCTGGAGCCGGTAGAGTGCTCTGGGTTAAATTCTGAGGAAGGATGTAAAGCTGCAGACAGCTGTGTGACAAAATATGTCTGGCAGCGGATCAGTGAGAGTATCAACCAGACAGTGGATGAGATCAAGTTAGAACAGCTGGTTAAGGAGAGCAGGCAGAAGAGCTGCGGGGAAGTTTTCAGCCAGAGAAACTGTAAGAATTAA
- the nifU gene encoding Fe-S cluster assembly scaffold protein NifU codes for MYTEKVMDHFQNPRNVGEIEGASGVGTVGNAKCGDIMRIYLDIDDNQIIRDVKFKTFGCGAAVATSSMATELVKGKSVQDAMQITNKAVMEALDGLPPVKVHCSLLAEEAIHAALWDYAQKHGIKIEGLEKPKSDIHEGEEEEEEEY; via the coding sequence ATGTATACAGAAAAAGTAATGGATCATTTTCAAAATCCGAGAAATGTGGGGGAAATAGAGGGCGCCAGCGGCGTAGGTACAGTCGGAAACGCCAAATGTGGAGATATAATGCGCATTTACCTTGATATAGATGATAATCAGATTATCCGGGATGTGAAGTTTAAGACTTTTGGCTGCGGGGCTGCCGTGGCCACCAGCAGTATGGCCACAGAGCTGGTCAAAGGGAAGTCTGTGCAGGACGCGATGCAGATAACAAATAAAGCTGTCATGGAGGCGCTTGACGGACTTCCGCCAGTAAAGGTCCACTGTTCATTGTTGGCGGAAGAGGCTATCCACGCAGCATTATGGGATTACGCCCAGAAACATGGCATAAAAATAGAAGGGTTGGAAAAGCCGAAATCAGATATCCATGAAGGTGAGGAAGAAGAGGAAGAGGAGTATTAA
- the nifS gene encoding cysteine desulfurase NifS → MNKLIYLDNAATTKTAPEVVEAMLPYFTEHYGNPSSVYGFAAANKEVVAEQREVIASALGAKANEIYFTAGGSESDNWALKAAAEAYGNKGKHIITTKIEHHAILHTCEYLEQNGYEVTYLDVDENGIVKLEELKNAIRPDTILISVMFANNEIGTIQPIRQIGEIAHEHGILFHTDAVQAFCQVPIQVDDCHIDMLSASAHKLNGPKGIGFLYIRKGVKIRSFIHGGAQERKRRAGTENVPGIVGFGAAVKRAAATMEERAEKETKLRDYLIKKLEEEIPYCRLNGDRAKRLPNNVNFSFQFIEGESLLIMLDMKGICASSGSACTSGSLDPSHVLLAIGLPHEIAHGSLRMTLGEETTKEDLDFVVDSLREIVENLRKMSPLYEDFVNKQSK, encoded by the coding sequence ATGAATAAACTGATTTATTTAGATAATGCTGCAACAACAAAAACAGCGCCGGAGGTCGTGGAAGCGATGCTCCCGTATTTTACGGAACACTATGGGAACCCTTCCAGTGTATATGGGTTTGCTGCGGCAAATAAAGAAGTAGTGGCAGAGCAAAGAGAGGTGATTGCCAGTGCGCTGGGGGCCAAAGCAAATGAAATATATTTTACGGCAGGCGGCTCCGAGTCGGATAACTGGGCGTTGAAGGCGGCCGCTGAGGCATATGGGAATAAAGGGAAGCATATTATCACCACGAAGATTGAGCACCATGCCATTTTGCATACTTGTGAGTATCTGGAGCAAAATGGCTATGAGGTGACTTACCTGGATGTGGATGAGAATGGAATTGTAAAGCTGGAGGAATTAAAGAATGCTATCCGGCCTGATACGATACTTATCTCTGTCATGTTTGCCAACAATGAGATTGGCACAATACAGCCTATCCGCCAGATTGGCGAGATTGCCCATGAACATGGCATATTGTTCCACACAGACGCGGTACAGGCATTTTGCCAGGTGCCTATCCAGGTAGATGACTGTCATATCGACATGCTCAGCGCAAGCGCCCACAAATTAAACGGGCCAAAGGGGATTGGATTCCTCTATATCAGGAAAGGCGTCAAAATCCGTTCCTTCATCCATGGAGGGGCACAGGAGAGAAAGCGCCGTGCCGGCACTGAAAATGTCCCTGGCATTGTAGGGTTTGGCGCGGCTGTAAAGCGTGCGGCAGCCACTATGGAGGAACGTGCCGAGAAAGAAACAAAGCTGAGGGATTATCTCATAAAGAAGCTGGAGGAGGAGATACCATACTGCAGGCTGAACGGAGACCGGGCCAAACGGCTCCCCAATAATGTGAATTTCAGCTTTCAGTTTATAGAAGGGGAGTCCCTGCTGATTATGCTGGATATGAAAGGTATTTGTGCTTCCAGCGGGTCTGCATGTACATCTGGTTCCCTGGATCCATCCCATGTGCTGCTGGCCATCGGCCTGCCCCATGAGATCGCACATGGGTCCCTTAGGATGACTCTGGGTGAGGAGACTACCAAGGAAGATTTGGATTTCGTTGTGGACTCCCTCAGGGAAATTGTGGAAAATCTCAGAAAAATGTCACCATTGTATGAAGATTTTGTTAATAAACAGAGTAAATAA
- a CDS encoding stage II sporulation protein M — MKILHTRKQLFVFFMPGFLLGILYVNLIMKKYTAEPGIFSDYFLKQYEAAEIVAEEYIWYLLRVRAVPFLVLLGLAFTRIRKVSSVAFLVWTGFSSGMLLSMAVLGMGIKGSILCVVGIFPQFLLYIPAYMVVIWYSYTYPQNRWNTQKSIFVALTMLTGLILEVYVNPLLMQAFLSTL; from the coding sequence GTGAAGATACTTCATACAAGGAAGCAGCTTTTTGTTTTCTTTATGCCGGGGTTTTTGCTGGGTATATTATATGTCAATTTAATTATGAAGAAATACACTGCAGAACCAGGGATATTCAGTGATTATTTTTTAAAGCAGTATGAAGCGGCGGAAATTGTGGCTGAAGAATACATATGGTATCTGCTCAGGGTGCGGGCAGTGCCTTTTCTGGTTTTGCTGGGCCTTGCATTCACAAGGATAAGGAAAGTTTCATCCGTGGCCTTTCTTGTTTGGACGGGCTTTTCCAGCGGAATGCTTTTGTCAATGGCGGTGCTGGGAATGGGGATCAAAGGGAGTATCTTATGTGTGGTGGGAATTTTTCCCCAGTTCTTGCTGTATATACCCGCCTATATGGTTGTAATCTGGTACAGTTATACATATCCCCAGAACAGATGGAATACCCAGAAAAGTATATTTGTGGCCCTGACTATGCTGACAGGGCTTATCCTTGAAGTATATGTCAACCCGCTGCTTATGCAGGCTTTTCTGAGTACCCTGTAG
- a CDS encoding regulatory protein RecX, with translation MIVTKLEAAAKTKYKVFLDHQFAFVLYKGELARYGICEGAEIEEGQAQEILSTVIQKRARLRAMHLLEAMDRTEEGLREKLRQGLYPAEAVEGAIEYVKSFGYIDDYRYAVNFIEGRKSSKSRREIYAKLCGRGVPSETIERAFKECMGEGQEAEAIREIVRKKRMDLSKSTEEELRKFMGYLSRKGFHYDDIRQVIQIHNENA, from the coding sequence ATGATTGTGACGAAACTGGAAGCTGCGGCAAAGACAAAGTATAAAGTATTTCTTGACCATCAGTTCGCCTTTGTATTATACAAGGGCGAACTTGCCCGTTATGGGATCTGTGAGGGTGCGGAGATAGAGGAGGGGCAGGCGCAGGAGATTCTTTCCACGGTCATCCAAAAGAGGGCCAGGCTCAGGGCCATGCACCTTCTGGAGGCCATGGACCGGACGGAGGAAGGGCTTAGGGAGAAGTTAAGGCAGGGCCTGTATCCTGCCGAGGCAGTGGAGGGAGCAATCGAATACGTCAAGTCTTTCGGATATATTGACGATTATAGATATGCTGTCAATTTTATAGAGGGCAGAAAGAGCTCAAAAAGCAGGCGTGAGATATACGCAAAGTTGTGCGGCAGGGGCGTGCCCTCTGAGACAATTGAGCGTGCCTTCAAAGAGTGCATGGGGGAGGGCCAGGAGGCAGAGGCGATACGGGAAATTGTAAGGAAAAAGAGGATGGATCTGTCAAAGTCGACAGAAGAAGAATTACGGAAATTCATGGGATATTTATCGCGAAAAGGCTTTCATTATGACGATATCCGTCAAGTGATACAAATTCATAATGAGAATGCTTGA
- a CDS encoding NUDIX hydrolase — MSGQIKRVKRELKFKGEIIDFYQDTMEIDGDHTVVWDFIKHKGAAAVVPVCEDGKIWMVRQYRNALERYTLEVPAGALNEEEEPGILCAGRELEEETGFKSENLEWLITLRTTVAFCNEKIEVYVARDLIPSRQHLDEDEFIDLKAYTIDQLKEKIFSGEIEDAKTVSALLAYDMKYGKKE; from the coding sequence ATGAGCGGACAAATTAAAAGAGTCAAAAGAGAATTAAAGTTCAAAGGCGAGATCATCGATTTTTACCAGGACACCATGGAAATTGACGGGGACCACACAGTGGTCTGGGATTTTATCAAACATAAAGGCGCGGCGGCCGTGGTGCCAGTTTGCGAAGATGGAAAAATATGGATGGTAAGGCAATATAGGAACGCCCTGGAACGGTATACCTTGGAGGTGCCGGCAGGCGCCCTCAATGAAGAGGAGGAGCCTGGGATCTTGTGTGCCGGACGTGAACTGGAGGAGGAAACTGGATTTAAGAGCGAAAATCTGGAATGGCTGATTACGCTAAGGACTACAGTGGCTTTCTGCAATGAGAAAATAGAGGTCTATGTTGCGAGAGATTTAATCCCATCCAGGCAGCATTTGGATGAAGATGAATTTATAGATTTGAAAGCGTACACAATAGACCAGCTGAAGGAGAAAATATTCTCAGGTGAGATCGAGGACGCAAAAACAGTCTCTGCCCTCCTGGCCTATGATATGAAGTACGGAAAAAAAGAATAA
- a CDS encoding pyridoxal phosphate-dependent aminotransferase, whose amino-acid sequence MSLTLSKKAAGVKPSSTLAITAKAKALRAEGVDVVGFGAGEPDFNTPDNINEAAVKAIREGFTKYTPASGTEELKKAVCEKFKTFNGIDYKTNQIVISNGGKHSLTNIFEAILNPGDEVIIPAPYWLTYPEIVRLSDGKPVYVYGEKENGYKVTAEQIRSAVTEDTKALILNTPSNPTGMVYTEEELKEIGDIAVEKDFYVVSDEMYEYLIYGEKKHVSIASLGEEIYRRTITCSGVSKSYSMTGWRIGYTGSSPEIAKLMGSVQSHQTSNPNSIAQKAALEALTGDQSAVTAMKEEFDKRRKYIYGRISQMPLLSLLEPEGAFYVFVDTAQVLEQAYKGRKIETAARLAEILIEDYKVAVIPCGDFGFDNFIRLSYAISIEAIEKGLDRIEEFVSSL is encoded by the coding sequence ATGTCACTTACATTGTCAAAAAAAGCAGCAGGTGTAAAGCCTTCATCTACATTGGCTATCACGGCCAAAGCCAAAGCACTGAGGGCGGAGGGTGTTGATGTAGTCGGGTTTGGAGCAGGGGAGCCAGATTTTAATACCCCGGATAATATTAATGAGGCGGCTGTAAAAGCAATCAGAGAAGGATTTACCAAATATACGCCGGCGTCGGGGACAGAAGAATTAAAAAAGGCAGTCTGTGAGAAGTTTAAAACTTTTAACGGCATAGATTATAAAACCAACCAGATTGTGATCAGTAATGGAGGCAAGCACTCCTTGACAAATATTTTCGAGGCAATCCTCAATCCCGGGGATGAGGTCATCATTCCGGCGCCATACTGGCTGACCTACCCTGAGATCGTCAGGTTATCCGATGGAAAACCGGTATATGTCTATGGGGAAAAAGAGAATGGATATAAAGTGACTGCTGAACAGATACGCAGTGCAGTGACAGAAGATACGAAGGCCCTGATTCTTAATACGCCCAGTAATCCTACTGGCATGGTTTATACGGAAGAAGAATTAAAGGAGATCGGGGATATTGCAGTGGAGAAGGATTTCTATGTGGTATCCGATGAAATGTATGAGTATTTGATTTATGGTGAGAAAAAGCATGTCAGCATTGCCTCACTGGGAGAGGAAATTTACAGACGTACAATTACATGCAGCGGCGTGTCTAAAAGTTACTCCATGACCGGGTGGCGTATCGGATATACCGGTTCCAGTCCAGAGATTGCAAAACTTATGGGCAGCGTACAGAGCCATCAGACATCCAACCCCAACTCAATTGCCCAAAAAGCTGCCCTTGAGGCCCTGACAGGGGATCAGTCTGCAGTCACAGCCATGAAGGAGGAGTTTGACAAAAGACGGAAATATATATATGGCCGTATTTCTCAGATGCCTCTGTTAAGCCTGCTTGAGCCAGAAGGGGCCTTTTATGTTTTTGTAGATACTGCCCAGGTTCTGGAACAAGCTTATAAGGGAAGAAAAATTGAGACGGCAGCCAGGCTGGCTGAGATTTTGATTGAAGATTATAAGGTGGCGGTGATCCCCTGCGGGGATTTCGGATTTGACAATTTTATCCGTTTGTCCTATGCTATTTCCATAGAGGCTATTGAAAAGGGCCTGGACAGAATAGAAGAGTTTGTTTCATCCCTGTAA
- the recA gene encoding recombinase RecA — MANGNEEKKKALDAAIAKLEKDFGKGTVMKLGESGAHVSVETVPTGCLSLDLALGLGGVPKGRVIEVYGPESSGKTTVALHMIAEVQKRGGIAGFVDAEHALDPVYAKNIGVDIDELYISQPDSGDQALEIAETMVRSGAIDIIVIDSVAALVPRQEIEGDMGDSHVGLQARLMSQALRKLTPVISKSNCIVIFINQLREKVGVMFGNPETTTGGRALKFYASVRMDVRRIETLKQSGEMVGNRTRIKVVKNKIAPPFKEAEFDIMFGKGISKEGDILDLAAGLDIVKKSGAWYAYEGNKIGQGRENAKAYLIEHPELTEELDRKVRAHYQPDDSQGEAAEDLRLTPKEKKGAEPKDAKAGKKSEEEA; from the coding sequence ATGGCAAACGGAAATGAAGAGAAGAAAAAAGCGCTGGATGCAGCGATTGCAAAATTAGAGAAAGACTTTGGAAAAGGAACTGTGATGAAGCTTGGGGAGTCCGGGGCCCATGTATCCGTGGAGACCGTACCTACAGGATGTTTAAGCCTGGATCTGGCACTGGGGTTGGGCGGCGTGCCGAAGGGCCGCGTCATTGAGGTGTATGGGCCAGAATCCAGTGGTAAGACCACAGTGGCATTACATATGATAGCAGAAGTACAGAAGCGGGGCGGCATTGCGGGGTTTGTGGACGCAGAACATGCATTGGACCCGGTATATGCGAAGAACATAGGGGTAGATATCGACGAACTATATATTTCCCAGCCAGACAGCGGGGACCAGGCTCTTGAGATTGCAGAGACAATGGTGCGCTCAGGCGCCATTGATATTATTGTCATCGACTCCGTGGCGGCCCTTGTGCCGCGGCAGGAGATTGAAGGGGATATGGGGGACAGCCATGTGGGGCTGCAGGCAAGGCTGATGTCCCAGGCTTTGAGAAAGCTGACTCCGGTGATCAGTAAGTCTAACTGTATTGTCATCTTTATTAACCAGCTCAGAGAAAAAGTGGGGGTAATGTTCGGGAATCCGGAGACGACCACGGGAGGCAGGGCATTGAAGTTTTATGCATCCGTCCGCATGGACGTGCGCAGGATTGAGACTTTGAAGCAAAGCGGCGAGATGGTGGGAAACCGTACCCGCATTAAGGTAGTAAAGAATAAGATTGCACCGCCGTTCAAGGAGGCAGAGTTCGACATTATGTTTGGCAAGGGTATCTCAAAAGAAGGAGATATTCTGGACTTGGCAGCAGGCCTTGATATTGTGAAGAAAAGCGGCGCATGGTATGCGTATGAGGGCAACAAGATCGGGCAGGGGCGCGAGAATGCCAAGGCATATCTGATAGAGCATCCTGAACTGACAGAAGAGCTAGACCGCAAGGTACGCGCCCATTACCAGCCGGACGACTCACAAGGTGAGGCGGCAGAGGACTTAAGACTGACCCCCAAGGAAAAGAAAGGGGCAGAACCAAAGGATGCCAAGGCAGGCAAAAAATCGGAAGAGGAAGCTTGA
- a CDS encoding polysaccharide biosynthesis protein gives MSRKQTIIRGTFILTATGFLCRFMGFFYRVFLSQTFGEEGVGLYQLIFPVYSLCFALTAAGLETAISRTVAQKISLGRKKEAREILLLGLFLSFIFSCACMLFLQKNAAYIAGTLLGDPRCENLLIPLSYALPFSAVHSCICGYCYGMKETKIPAVSQLADQAARILSVYIFYLILQKKGTDAPVSIAVVGLVIGEMASALYAAKTLSGNTRHFARLDFTYKDIFPRLRELLPLSLPLTANRVLITLLQSIEAISIPARLQMFRLSTSEALSTYGVLTGMALPCILFPSAITSSISIMLMPTVAEIQATDNQREMVDIIKKVAGACFILGLGCCFFFLVFGSWMGTALFGSAMAGKFILTLAWMCPFLYTNSALLSVINGLGKTTYTFLINSFGLLIRIAGVFFAIPLFGIQGYLWGMLISQLAVSLWALGVLLRSLGKHD, from the coding sequence GTGTCCAGAAAACAAACTATCATCCGAGGTACTTTCATATTGACGGCCACTGGATTTTTGTGCCGCTTTATGGGTTTTTTTTACCGGGTATTTTTAAGCCAGACCTTTGGGGAGGAAGGAGTTGGGTTATATCAGCTTATCTTCCCCGTTTATTCACTGTGCTTCGCACTGACAGCAGCCGGGCTTGAGACAGCCATTTCCAGGACAGTGGCACAGAAAATCTCTCTCGGCAGGAAGAAAGAGGCCCGGGAGATTCTTCTTTTAGGACTCTTTCTATCTTTTATATTTTCCTGTGCCTGTATGCTGTTCCTCCAAAAAAATGCAGCCTATATCGCCGGAACATTGTTAGGCGACCCCCGCTGTGAAAACCTTCTTATACCACTGTCCTATGCACTTCCATTTTCAGCAGTCCATAGTTGTATCTGTGGATATTGCTATGGCATGAAGGAAACAAAAATACCTGCCGTCTCCCAGCTTGCCGACCAGGCCGCCAGGATCCTTTCTGTCTATATCTTCTATTTAATCCTGCAGAAAAAGGGTACTGACGCCCCTGTTTCAATCGCTGTTGTAGGACTGGTAATCGGGGAAATGGCTTCCGCACTTTATGCTGCCAAAACACTGTCGGGAAACACCCGTCATTTTGCCCGGCTGGATTTTACATACAAGGATATATTCCCCCGCCTTCGTGAGCTGCTCCCCCTCTCTCTGCCGCTGACGGCAAACAGAGTCCTCATCACACTGCTCCAGAGCATAGAGGCCATTTCCATCCCAGCCAGGCTTCAAATGTTCAGGTTAAGCACTTCAGAGGCCCTGAGCACTTATGGCGTCCTGACGGGAATGGCCCTCCCCTGCATTCTGTTCCCCTCAGCTATAACGAGCTCCATCTCTATTATGCTTATGCCCACTGTGGCAGAAATACAAGCCACGGATAACCAGAGGGAAATGGTAGATATTATCAAAAAAGTGGCAGGAGCCTGTTTTATCCTGGGCCTTGGCTGCTGCTTTTTCTTCCTTGTTTTCGGCTCCTGGATGGGCACAGCCTTATTTGGAAGCGCCATGGCCGGCAAGTTTATACTTACCCTGGCCTGGATGTGCCCTTTCCTATATACAAACTCTGCGCTTTTAAGCGTCATAAATGGACTGGGGAAAACAACCTATACATTTCTTATCAATTCTTTTGGGCTACTTATCAGGATTGCCGGTGTTTTCTTTGCAATCCCTCTTTTTGGAATACAAGGTTACCTCTGGGGCATGTTAATCAGCCAGCTGGCAGTAAGCCTCTGGGCTCTGGGCGTCCTCCTAAGAAGCTTAGGGAAACATGATTAA